From a region of the Bacillus sp. E(2018) genome:
- a CDS encoding MarR family transcriptional regulator, which yields MKKESIELTSLYRLVDYIRSNITEGETLGFKQIDLLLVLLLHKNLSITEIAYQMDITPPSVSALTDKLIKKDLISRTYNQLDRRVVIINLKEEGKVLAQALKDKQDSIISFLEESLTTEEKHTLNTLIRKLNSH from the coding sequence TGTAGATTATATTAGATCAAATATTACAGAAGGTGAAACGCTTGGTTTTAAGCAGATTGACCTTTTATTAGTCCTTCTATTGCATAAGAACTTGAGTATAACGGAGATTGCCTATCAAATGGATATCACGCCTCCTTCCGTTTCAGCTCTTACTGACAAGTTAATTAAGAAGGATCTTATTTCAAGAACTTACAACCAGCTTGATAGACGGGTTGTAATTATTAACCTAAAAGAAGAAGGGAAAGTACTAGCGCAAGCATTAAAGGATAAACAAGATTCTATTATTTCCTTTTTGGAAGAATCCTTAACTACAGAAGAAAAACATACGCTTAATACGCTAATAAGAAAATTGAATAGCCATTAA
- a CDS encoding putative holin-like toxin, protein MQGGQWQSPVRKGVSLMVTVSDTLTLMISFATLIVAVIAVTTKK, encoded by the coding sequence ATGCAGGGTGGGCAGTGGCAATCCCCGGTAAGAAAGGGGGTGTCGCTGATGGTTACTGTATCTGACACACTAACACTCATGATCTCTTTTGCAACACTGATCGTTGCAGTAATCGCGGTTACGACAAAAAAGTAA
- the radC gene encoding DNA repair protein RadC — MEKIYEIQQIKQVIKEVEGSGKHIVRSPVDAAVVAAEIIGDEDREVFLVMCLNTKNRIVAVHRCHVGSLAASIVHPREVFKSAILNNAMSIIVSHQHPSGDTTPSREDIEVTRRLIEAGKVLGIEVLDHLIVNAHAEYTSLKEKGYL; from the coding sequence ATGGAGAAAATTTACGAAATTCAACAGATCAAACAAGTAATCAAGGAGGTCGAGGGAAGTGGGAAACACATCGTGCGCTCACCTGTTGATGCTGCTGTAGTCGCAGCAGAAATCATCGGAGACGAAGACCGAGAAGTGTTTCTCGTGATGTGTCTTAATACGAAGAACCGGATTGTCGCGGTTCACCGTTGTCATGTAGGATCACTGGCCGCAAGCATCGTACATCCTCGTGAGGTGTTCAAGTCAGCCATTCTGAACAACGCGATGTCGATTATCGTGTCTCATCAACACCCTTCAGGAGACACGACACCTTCAAGAGAAGACATCGAAGTCACAAGACGCTTGATCGAAGCGGGAAAAGTGCTTGGCATTGAAGTACTAGACCACTTGATCGTGAATGCGCACGCTGAATACACAAGCTTAAAAGAAAAGGGCTATCTGTAA
- a CDS encoding carboxymuconolactone decarboxylase family protein has protein sequence MSTHTEEMKSLENLSGMKGVSIMKNLKEVFPDLGDLATKLHKELYERDVLDLKQQEIITLSILIAQGNTESALKFHINAALHAGLSKEEIFEIILHAAPYTGFPRAINAVYAAHEIFVENGLIK, from the coding sequence GTGTCAACACACACAGAAGAGATGAAAAGCCTTGAGAACCTTTCTGGCATGAAAGGTGTATCGATCATGAAGAATCTTAAAGAGGTCTTCCCCGATCTTGGTGATCTAGCCACAAAGCTTCATAAAGAGTTATATGAACGCGACGTACTCGATCTGAAGCAGCAAGAGATCATCACCCTATCCATTTTAATCGCTCAAGGAAACACAGAATCTGCACTAAAGTTTCATATCAATGCAGCTCTGCATGCAGGTCTATCGAAAGAAGAGATCTTTGAGATCATACTTCACGCGGCACCGTATACAGGTTTTCCGCGAGCGATCAACGCGGTTTATGCCGCACATGAGATCTTTGTTGAGAACGGATTAATAAAATAA
- a CDS encoding thiamine pyrophosphate-binding protein — MKKIADVLVMNLKNLGVEHTFGIPGKAVVPILLELDRQGIPFNLTRHEGGAGYIASGYSLINKTIGVAIGTSGPGGTNLLTAAAQAKAWHLPVLFLTGQPSSKDIGKPFGQDSTSFGTDLVKMFEPVTKFSARVDRAESFQSYFTHAIEKALHGVKGPVHLSIPMDVLLEEIEPFVLQPKEAPQMVATKESLQEALTSIHNAKRPVMILGKGVHASHAYEEVIQLAEAFSIPVMTTPGGKGTFPTTHELSLDGFGLGGSDRSTDFLTQRSDLVIVIGSKLSDMSIVGLDPSRYPETIIHFDYDHTFIGKSIPAITHHILGDAASNVRSLLSLWNGENTRPEPQILQETSVEEIANTERMLSKDIIFTLRESLPSETVFFGDDGSHSFYAIKHLSLPISGSFYFDDVFGAMGHAIGYSIGAKVSRPDQPIVCLAGDGCFFMHGNEISTAVDLGAATLFVIFNNGRLDMVDKGMSKNVGKAVGTRFKQELDVEKFSEAMGARAFKCWTLEELKSAVNNGLNHHDGPTVIEVMVDQEEIPPTLQRG, encoded by the coding sequence ATGAAAAAAATTGCAGACGTTCTTGTGATGAACTTAAAAAACTTAGGCGTTGAACACACATTTGGTATTCCTGGTAAAGCCGTCGTACCGATTCTGCTGGAACTTGATCGACAAGGAATCCCTTTTAACCTAACCAGACATGAAGGTGGAGCTGGCTACATCGCTTCTGGTTACTCTCTCATTAATAAAACGATCGGTGTTGCCATCGGAACCTCTGGACCTGGAGGGACCAATCTATTAACAGCTGCCGCACAGGCGAAAGCTTGGCATCTACCCGTGTTGTTCTTAACTGGACAACCTTCTTCTAAAGACATCGGAAAACCGTTCGGTCAGGACTCCACTTCTTTTGGTACCGATCTTGTAAAGATGTTTGAACCCGTCACAAAGTTCAGCGCAAGAGTTGATCGTGCTGAATCGTTTCAGAGCTACTTTACACATGCGATTGAAAAAGCGCTTCATGGCGTTAAAGGACCGGTTCACCTCTCCATTCCGATGGATGTGTTGCTAGAAGAGATAGAACCTTTCGTCTTGCAACCGAAAGAGGCGCCACAGATGGTTGCGACAAAAGAGTCGTTACAAGAAGCTTTAACAAGTATTCATAACGCAAAACGTCCCGTGATGATCTTAGGAAAAGGCGTTCATGCTTCACATGCCTACGAAGAAGTCATACAGTTGGCAGAAGCCTTCAGCATCCCTGTGATGACGACACCCGGTGGAAAAGGCACGTTCCCTACCACCCATGAACTTTCTCTAGATGGATTCGGGCTCGGAGGATCAGATCGGTCGACAGACTTTCTAACTCAAAGAAGTGATCTTGTAATCGTGATAGGTTCTAAGTTATCAGACATGTCGATCGTCGGTCTGGACCCGTCTCGCTACCCGGAGACTATCATCCATTTTGATTATGATCATACGTTCATCGGTAAATCGATTCCGGCTATTACACACCATATCCTTGGAGATGCGGCAAGCAACGTGAGAAGTTTGTTGAGTTTATGGAACGGAGAGAATACTCGTCCAGAGCCACAGATTCTTCAAGAGACAAGCGTTGAAGAAATAGCAAATACGGAGAGGATGTTATCCAAAGACATCATCTTTACACTACGAGAATCTCTACCTAGTGAAACGGTTTTCTTCGGTGATGATGGAAGCCATTCGTTTTATGCGATCAAACACCTCTCTCTCCCCATATCTGGTTCGTTCTATTTTGATGATGTGTTTGGAGCGATGGGTCATGCGATTGGCTACAGCATCGGAGCAAAAGTAAGTAGACCAGATCAACCAATCGTTTGTCTAGCGGGAGATGGTTGCTTCTTCATGCATGGAAATGAGATATCAACTGCGGTCGATCTGGGAGCAGCAACTCTGTTTGTGATCTTTAACAACGGTCGATTAGACATGGTTGATAAAGGGATGTCTAAGAACGTGGGTAAAGCGGTAGGGACACGTTTCAAACAAGAACTGGATGTAGAAAAGTTTAGTGAAGCCATGGGCGCACGCGCCTTTAAGTGCTGGACACTAGAGGAGTTGAAATCGGCCGTAAACAATGGATTGAACCATCATGATGGCCCGACTGTGATTGAAGTCATGGTAGACCAAGAAGAGATCCCACCTACTTTACAAAGAGGTTAA